One region of Anaeromyxobacter paludicola genomic DNA includes:
- a CDS encoding branched-chain amino acid ABC transporter permease, whose product MRLARNHLYSLAATAAFLALLVAGDLWFDSFSLRVWNLCAIYVVLALSLNLVNGFTGLFSLGHAGFMAVGAYTCALLTMTPEQKEMNFFLAPIVPWLAHVHLPFLPALLAAGIVAAALGFLIGAPALRLKDDYLAIATLGFAEIIRVVLTNTQSLTNGALGLKGLPMFSTTWVVWPCAALSVAFMVLLTRSSYGRAMKAVRDDEIAAGAMGIDVFRVKVVSFAASSFMAGVGGALLGHLLTTIDPKMFTFMLTFNILLVVVLGGIGSITGSVISAVAVTVGMEALRFLDGPLDFGIFALEARPGLRMVVFSLVLMGVVLFRQRGLMGNREFSWSMLSRAGLLPRTAEGRDGHA is encoded by the coding sequence ATGCGACTCGCGCGCAACCACCTCTACTCCCTCGCCGCCACCGCCGCCTTCCTGGCGCTGCTCGTCGCCGGCGACCTCTGGTTCGACTCCTTCAGCCTGCGGGTCTGGAACCTCTGCGCCATCTACGTGGTCCTGGCGCTCTCCCTCAACCTCGTGAACGGGTTCACCGGCCTCTTCTCGCTCGGCCACGCCGGCTTCATGGCGGTGGGCGCGTACACCTGCGCCCTCCTCACCATGACGCCCGAGCAGAAGGAGATGAACTTCTTCCTCGCGCCCATCGTGCCCTGGCTGGCGCACGTGCACCTGCCCTTCCTGCCGGCGCTGCTCGCGGCCGGGATCGTGGCCGCGGCGCTCGGGTTCCTCATCGGCGCCCCGGCGCTCCGGCTCAAGGACGACTACCTCGCCATCGCCACCCTCGGCTTCGCCGAGATCATCCGGGTGGTGCTCACCAACACCCAGAGCCTCACCAACGGCGCGCTCGGCCTGAAGGGCCTGCCGATGTTCTCCACCACCTGGGTGGTCTGGCCCTGCGCCGCGCTCTCGGTGGCCTTCATGGTGCTCCTCACCCGCTCCAGCTACGGGCGGGCGATGAAGGCGGTGCGCGACGACGAGATCGCCGCCGGCGCCATGGGCATCGACGTGTTCCGGGTGAAGGTGGTGAGCTTCGCCGCCTCGAGCTTCATGGCGGGCGTGGGGGGCGCGCTGCTCGGCCACCTCCTCACCACCATCGACCCGAAGATGTTCACCTTCATGCTCACCTTCAACATCCTGCTGGTGGTGGTGCTCGGCGGCATCGGCTCCATCACCGGCTCGGTGATCTCCGCCGTCGCGGTGACCGTCGGCATGGAGGCGCTGCGCTTCCTCGACGGGCCGCTCGACTTCGGGATCTTCGCCCTCGAGGCCCGGCCCGGGCTGCGGATGGTGGTCTTCTCGCTGGTGCTGATGGGCGTGGTGCTGTTCCGGCAGCGCGGGCTCATGGGCAACCGCGAGTTCTCCTGGAGCATGCTGTCGCGCGCCGGCCTCCTGCCGCGGACCGCGGAGGGGAGGGACGGCCATGCTTAG
- a CDS encoding ABC transporter ATP-binding protein: MLRTEGVTMKFGGLTAVSELSLDIGKGEIVGLIGPNGAGKTTAFNVITGVTPPTEGKVFFKGEDVTGLARHQVTRRGMARTFQNIRLFKDLSVLENVLVGCHLQMDSGLFASTLHLPGYRRKDREARAFAMELLAEVGLAGEAGELAVSLPYGKQRRLEIARALATRPALLLLDEPAAGMNPQESVELMHFIRRIRDQFDLTILLIEHHMQVVMGICQKLWVLEYGVTIAQGDPAAIQRDPKVIEAYLGVE; encoded by the coding sequence ATGCTTAGGACCGAGGGCGTCACCATGAAGTTCGGCGGCCTCACGGCCGTCTCCGAGCTCTCCCTCGACATCGGGAAGGGCGAGATCGTCGGCCTCATCGGGCCGAACGGCGCCGGCAAGACCACCGCCTTCAACGTCATCACCGGCGTGACCCCGCCCACCGAGGGGAAGGTGTTCTTCAAGGGCGAGGACGTCACCGGGCTGGCCCGGCACCAGGTCACCCGCCGCGGCATGGCGCGCACCTTCCAGAACATCCGGCTCTTCAAGGACCTGTCGGTGCTCGAGAACGTGCTCGTGGGCTGCCACCTCCAGATGGACAGCGGCCTCTTCGCCTCCACGCTCCACCTGCCCGGCTACCGGCGCAAGGACCGGGAGGCGCGCGCCTTCGCGATGGAGCTCCTCGCCGAGGTGGGCCTCGCCGGCGAGGCGGGCGAGCTCGCGGTGAGCCTGCCCTACGGCAAGCAGCGGCGGCTCGAGATCGCCCGCGCGCTGGCGACCAGGCCGGCGCTGCTCCTCCTCGACGAGCCCGCGGCCGGCATGAACCCGCAGGAGTCGGTGGAGCTGATGCACTTCATCCGCAGGATCCGCGACCAGTTCGACCTCACCATCCTGCTCATCGAGCACCACATGCAGGTGGTGATGGGCATCTGCCAGAAGCTCTGGGTCCTCGAGTACGGCGTCACCATCGCCCAGGGCGATCCGGCCGCCATCCAGCGCGATCCCAAGGTGATCGAAGCCTACCTGGGGGTGGAGTGA
- a CDS encoding ABC transporter ATP-binding protein, whose translation MLKVEGLSVHYGGIHALQGIGLEVPDGSIVSLIGANGAGKSTTLRSVVGLVKPTAGTVSWNGETLTGLPTREIVKRGVCLVPEGRRVFPNLTVDENLTLGAYSRSDKAGIAADRKKVFGFFPRLEERAKQKAGTLSGGEQQMLAVGRALMTRPKILMMDEPSLGLAPLVVKMIFGIVRAINQEGVTVLLIEQNAKAALEIADHGYVLETGRIILQGPGKELLADDRVRSAYLGEAAAATAARAT comes from the coding sequence ATGCTGAAGGTCGAAGGGCTGTCGGTCCACTACGGCGGCATCCACGCGCTCCAGGGCATCGGCCTCGAGGTCCCGGACGGCAGCATCGTCAGCCTCATCGGCGCCAACGGCGCCGGCAAGAGCACCACGCTGCGCTCCGTCGTCGGGCTGGTGAAGCCGACCGCCGGCACGGTGAGCTGGAACGGCGAGACGCTCACCGGGCTCCCCACCCGCGAGATCGTGAAGCGCGGCGTCTGCCTCGTGCCCGAGGGGCGGCGGGTGTTCCCGAACCTCACCGTGGACGAGAACCTCACGCTCGGCGCCTACTCCCGGAGCGACAAGGCCGGCATCGCCGCCGACCGGAAGAAGGTGTTCGGCTTCTTCCCGCGGCTCGAGGAGCGGGCGAAGCAGAAGGCGGGCACGCTCTCCGGCGGCGAGCAGCAGATGCTGGCGGTGGGGCGCGCGCTCATGACCCGCCCCAAGATCCTGATGATGGACGAGCCGTCGCTCGGGCTCGCGCCGCTGGTCGTGAAGATGATCTTCGGCATCGTGCGCGCCATCAACCAGGAGGGCGTGACGGTGCTGCTCATCGAGCAGAACGCCAAGGCCGCCCTGGAGATCGCCGACCACGGCTACGTGCTCGAGACCGGCCGCATCATCCTGCAGGGCCCGGGCAAGGAGCTCCTCGCGGACGACCGCGTGC